In Mycolicibacterium aubagnense, the DNA window TGTCCGGGAATTGATATCTGCTGATTGGGTGAGGCTCGATCTACCGGCGTGGCCTGTGCTGCGAACTGGCGGGCGGTATCGTTGGCCAAGTCAGCTGTTGGGAAACGCAGTACCAGAATCACCAATTGGCTGTCGTGATCTGCGCCGCGAATGGTGCCGCGACCGGAGCCGAACCCGTTGATCAGTTGGTGATCTTTGGCGATCTGCTTCATGGGGCCGGGCTCGACGCTGTTCAAACGGTCGGCATCGAGAAATAAGCCCGTCACATTCACCCCGATGCTGATCAGGGTGGGGTCGACTTCCCACGGCCCGACGACGAATTCGCCGAGACGTTCCGCGTCGATGAGTCGCCCGGATTCGGCGCCCGGCTTCAGCGCCGGCCCAGGCTTCGGCGCCGTCGGATAGTTCCCCGGGTTCAGCAGGCTGACGATCGCGTCGCCCGGCTTGAATGACGGATCTTTTGTGGCATCGCCGTTCGTCACTGTCGTGCAACCGGCCAGCAGTGACACTGCGGCAATTGCGGCGGCCAACGTGGCCATCTTCATGACGCTCCCCATCGTCTCCCCTGACTGCGCAGCTCCCTGAGGCGCCGCACAGTGACTCTCCGCGAAAACTGTACGCACTCGAGCGTCTGAGCGCGGCAGCCGGCGCTAGAGGTCAGCGGGTCGATTGGCGGCAGTAATCTCCGCGACCAGCTCATTGAGCCGGGCCCGGTCGGCATCGATGGACTCGGTCGCTTTCGCGGTCGCATTGCCGAGGGCTTCGTTGATCCGGGCTTCGACGGTGTCCGCGCCGAGGCGCAGCAGGCCGTCCTCGATGAACAGGTCCGTCAACCAGTGGTGACCGTTGAGGGTGACCTCGACGGTCTTGGCTTCGTCGGTCGCGGTGAACGACTCGGTGTTCATCTTGGCGAGCTGCTCGTCCATGATCGACTGCAGGCGCTGGGCCTGCTGGAGAACCGCAGCGACCTCGGGATGCATCTCGATCATTTGGTGTCCTTCTTGTCATCGATCTTGGTGCGACGCCGGTGCCCGATGACGCCGTCAGTGAAGGCGCGATCCTCTTTGTACAGGACCTCGTCGGGCGACAGATTCGCGTTGCGCTTCTTCTCCTTACCGCCTTCGCGGCCGCCGCCGTGGCCGGCACCGCCCATGCCGCCACCCATGCCGCCGCCACCACCGACGGGGGGCCGACCCGCCGCGGTACTGGCGCCACCTGCTGCCGCACCGCCAGAACCCAAAGCCGGTGCGACAGCCGCCGGCTGCATAGGCTGACCGCCCAGGCCGCCGCCTCCACCGCCGGATCCACCACCCGCGCCGCCGCCGGCGGACGCCGGGCTTACGCTCGGGCCGTCGGGCAGGCTCGGCATCTCGGGTTTGTCGCCGCCCAAGCCGCCGGGCATTCCGCCGCTCGGCGAACCCTGTCCCGAACCGCCTGAGGGCGAGCCGCCACCGGAAGGTGAACCGCCAGAAGGTGATCCGCCGCCCTCGGGCTTCTGGGTACCGGCACTGGCCGGGCTGACGTTCGGCGATTGCGGCATCGTCGGCGTCGCACCGCTCGGAGCCCCGCCGCCCGGGGTCCCGCCGCCACCGGTCGGCGCACCGCCGCCTGGGGCCTTGTCGCCGGGGCCCTTGTCGTCTTTCTTCGCCACATCCCCCGGCTTGACGGCGGGCCACGCGCTCGACCCGAAATTGGGTGGTGGCGGTGTGACGAGGGAACGGATGGTCGCCTGCTGTGCGTACTTGGCCCGTACGGTGTCGGATTCTTGCTGCTTGGTGGCGTGGCCGGTGAAGAAGTCGTACGTCGCCTGACCCACCGTCGCGAGCACACTGGCGTTCTCGTAGTCCGCCACGTCCTGCATGCTGGGGTGCTCGGGTCGCCTACCGCCATGAATCGCGGACAGGTCCATGGCCTGGATGGCTAGGTTGTTCGCCGCCGCGGTCATCGCGGTCAGCCATGTCGAGTAGTCCTTCAGCGCGTTCTCCGCCGCCTCGGCAGCGGCGCCTTCCCACTCGACGCCGGCCATAGTGAACTTGCTGTTCAGTTCCGCCAGTTTCGTGACCACTCCGGTCATTTGCGCGCCGAACTCGATCATCGAGGCCCCCTGGTCGCCGCTGTTGATCTGCCTAGCGGCCACCTCCCAGTCCATGCCGGGGTTACTGGGATGCGATTCGGCTCCTCCGAGCGATTCGAGCATCCAGGGCAAGCTCCCCACCGGGTCCGCTGGGGCCGGAGCCGGAGGCAGGTTGGGGGTGATCGGTGCACCCCCGCCGCCACCCAGCGCGGTGGCATCGATGCCGGATTTTCCGGCTGCGTCGGCGGCTTCGTAGGCCGCGGCGGCCGCCCGCAGGCACGCGGCCAGTCGTTGATTCTGGCTTCTCCCCGCCTTGAGCGCGGCGTCGAGTTGCTTCAGGTTGTTCTTGAGGAAACCGGTGGCGTCTTGCGCGATGGTCAACTCGCACGGCGCTTGGGGTGCTGGCGGCAAGGTCGGCAGATCGACGTCAACTTCGGCTGCCTTGGCGTTCAGCGTCTCCGAGGAGACTTTCACTTTTCCGGCCATCTACTGCTCCCCCCTACTTCTCCAGCGCCATCTGAAACCGGCTCTCCTCGCGCGGGTTGATCAGCTGGATCGGCAGCTGACGGTGGCGCGGAGTGTCGATAAAGTTGTGGCGCAACAGAATTCGTGAAATTCCCGGGTGTGGGCCGAGGTAGGTGGTGGCGTTGGGCCACACCACCTTGGGGACGTTCCCGATCCGGGCGTTGATGAACCCCGCGAATTCCTTGAACTGCGGTGCCAACGTGACGACGGCTCCCGCCGCCGCCGAACGGACCACGAATTGGGTGAACAGGTGCGCGTCACCGAGGTTGATCGTGGAGTCGACGTTGTCGAACGGCATGTACACCGGGTAGCGGTCGGCGGTCTCCCCCACCAGCACGCCCGCCGA includes these proteins:
- a CDS encoding PPE domain-containing protein; translation: MAGKVKVSSETLNAKAAEVDVDLPTLPPAPQAPCELTIAQDATGFLKNNLKQLDAALKAGRSQNQRLAACLRAAAAAYEAADAAGKSGIDATALGGGGGAPITPNLPPAPAPADPVGSLPWMLESLGGAESHPSNPGMDWEVAARQINSGDQGASMIEFGAQMTGVVTKLAELNSKFTMAGVEWEGAAAEAAENALKDYSTWLTAMTAAANNLAIQAMDLSAIHGGRRPEHPSMQDVADYENASVLATVGQATYDFFTGHATKQQESDTVRAKYAQQATIRSLVTPPPPNFGSSAWPAVKPGDVAKKDDKGPGDKAPGGGAPTGGGGTPGGGAPSGATPTMPQSPNVSPASAGTQKPEGGGSPSGGSPSGGGSPSGGSGQGSPSGGMPGGLGGDKPEMPSLPDGPSVSPASAGGGAGGGSGGGGGGLGGQPMQPAAVAPALGSGGAAAGGASTAAGRPPVGGGGGMGGGMGGAGHGGGREGGKEKKRNANLSPDEVLYKEDRAFTDGVIGHRRRTKIDDKKDTK
- a CDS encoding YbaB/EbfC family nucleoid-associated protein — its product is MIEMHPEVAAVLQQAQRLQSIMDEQLAKMNTESFTATDEAKTVEVTLNGHHWLTDLFIEDGLLRLGADTVEARINEALGNATAKATESIDADRARLNELVAEITAANRPADL